Proteins encoded together in one Scheffersomyces stipitis CBS 6054 chromosome 5, complete sequence window:
- a CDS encoding predicted protein encodes RNSGSFFKSVVNYLDVRDPKLLHYILLLLVLLVGIVFYSLRNIQEIISDSVNINVQSVSLVSFSDNGLNSRVIGTVFVDYDKVSNVFSRNLLKIASLFVGTVTITATKEVPLYAKTVTSERLLHAADALPPPVTIHIMNHRQTELDIVSETNFDSYNMAQLMREIQSTSGKTVDLDVNGVFTGYVDVLSYKVDVDGISFYQTVKFTKEWFTPAIDVESVDVSSSEKGIDLFARAVVENKMAFNFAVDPINWDILVENCLRDFVALGSWTTSAFVIEPFSPIKVDIQGLIASIPKQLLEDCSDRPSAITRIIQNYLDGKPIDIYLRASSKQSHYLPEWILRLLHSAPHKISFMIPRGMVDLPREVKIQSADIFIPESKGDSESFDIYLSSNISAVVDLPFDIKFEIPKFRNKFALKLDGSKEELIQGHSDGYNYMIIKKLEKVLTVKTIMSNLHIQALRPAEVGTFINNFFNKASESKDIIGDVEVDNLSLNSPIGEFELSKLRIDHIVVPTRRCEVPEEMKHDVAAHEDKEEEGFLDRLLKDMNVTVVDIYYVESSVDGLNMVMNIELTNPTSYSLEIPKEEIKVGVSYNGSSIAHAIVRDVFIPGNERINLTAEVNILAESTKSKLLLEYLVSSYISGRENLAVDLLDHEVTNNKGLDELIKKISIRNFKIPQVHFERHDNMGDSEILGENASNKSSPFLLSATIHVLSSEIELTLYNPIANAEIKVELFQAEAKHGEVILGHISHQEYMIVPPGIYKSPRLPIKISPGVGMDVLRKAINGELDVQVIAVFTVKLDDFEAQLMYNGHGIQTSIKL; translated from the coding sequence CGAAACAGCGGTAGCTTTTTCAAGTCTGTAGTCAACTATTTGGATGTTAGGGATCCCAAACTTTTGCACTACATATTGCTAttgttggttcttcttgtagGGATAGTCTTCTATTCGTTGCGAAACATCCAGGAGATCATCTCGGACTCTGTGAACATAAACGTCCAGAGTGTGTCGTTGGTTTCGTTCAGTGATAACGGTTTAAACTCCCGGGTTATTGGAACGGTGTTTGTAGACTACGATAAAGTGTCAAATGTCTTCTCCAGGAACTTATTGAAGATCGCCTCCTTGTTTGTAGGCACAGTTACCATTACTGCTACAAAGGAAGTTCCTTTGTATGCAAAAACTGTAACTTCTGAGCGTCTTTTACATGCCGCAGATGCGTTACCACCGCCAGTCACTATCCACATTATGAACCATAGGCAAACCGAACTTGACATTGTAAGTGAAACCAACTTTGACAGCTATAATATGGCACAGTTGATGCGGGAAATCCAAAGTACAAGTGGTAAGACTGTGGATTTGGATGTAAATGGAGTGTTCACTGGTTATGTTGATGTACTTCTGTACAAGGTAGATGTAGATGGGATAAGCTTCTACCAGACCGTAAAGTTCACCAAGGAATGGTTCACACCAGCTATTGATGTTGAATCTGTAGATGTCAGTTCAAGCGAAAAAGGGATTGATTTATTTGCTCGAGCTGTGGTTGAAAACAAAATGGCATTCAACTTTGCTGTAGATCCTATTAACTGGGATATTTTAGTAGAGAACTGTCTTCGTGACTTTGTGGCTCTAGGGTCTTGGACCACTCTGGCGTTCGTTATTGAACCATTTTCGCCTATCAAAGTAGATATTCAGGGTTTGATCGCTTCAATTCCTAAACAGTTGCTAGAGGATTGTTCTGATAGACCCAGTGCTATCACGAGGATAATTCAGAACTACTTGGATGGTAAACCTATTGACATCTACTTGAGAGCTTCTCTGAAACAATCCCATTATCTCCCTGAGTGGATTCTTCGCTTGCTTCATAGTGCTCCTCATAAGATCAGCTTTATGATTCCTCGTGGAATGGTAGATTTACCTCGGGAAGTGAAAATTCAAAGTGCTGACATCTTCATTCCGGAATCAAAAGGAGATTCTGAACTGTTCGACATTTATTTGAGTTCAAATATCTCTGCTGTGGTTGATCTACCCTTTGATATCAAATTTGAGATTCCTAAGTTCAGGAACAAGTTTGCCTTGAAACTTGATGGGTCCAAGGAAGAACTCATTCAAGGCCATTCTGATGGCTACAATTACATGATTATCAAGAAACTAGAAAAAGTGCTCACTGTCAAAACAATTATGCTGAATTTGCATATCCAAGCATTAAGACCAGCTGAAGTCGGAACTTTTATCAATAATTTCTTTAACAAAGCTTCTGAGAGTAAGGATATTATTGGTGATGTAGAGGTTGACAATCTTTCATTGAATCTGCCCATTGGAGAATTCGAACTCTCCAAACTTAGAATTGATCATATTGTAGTTCCGACTAGAAGATGTGAAGTGCCCGAAGAAATGAAGCATGATGTGGCTGCTCATGAAgataaggaagaagaaggattTCTTGATCGTTTGTTGAAAGACATGAATGTTACAGTTGTTGACATCTATTACGTCGAGTCTTCTGTAGATGGTCTTAACATGGTGATGAATATTGAGTTGACTAATCCTACCAGCTACTCTCTTGAAATACCTaaggaagaaatcaaggtGGGAGTTCTGTATAATGGTTCACTGATTGCTCATGCTATTGTTAGAGATGTATTCATTCCGGGTAATGAAAGGATAAACTTGACTGCTGAAGTCAACATTCTTGCTGAGTCTACGAAAAGCAAGTTGCTCTTAGAATACTTGGTGAGTTCCTACATTTCTGGACGAGAAAATCTCGCAGTAGATTTGCTTGATCATGAAGTAACAAACAACAAGGGGCTAGatgagttgatcaagaaaaTTTCGATTCGGAATTTCAAGATCCCCCAGGTTCATTTCGAGAGACACGACAATATGGGTGACTCCGAAATACTAGGAGAAAATGCTTCCAACAAATCGTCCCCTTTCTTACTTAGCGCAACGATCCATGTGTTGAGCTCTGAAATAGAGTTGACACTTTACAATCCAATAGCCAATGCCGAGATCAAGGTAGAGTTATTTCAGGCTGAAGCCAAACATGGCGAAGTTATTTTGGGCCACATATCTCATCAGGAATACATGATCGTTCCTCCTGGGATCTACAAGTCGCCGCGATTACCCATTAAGATCAGTCCTGGAGTCGGCATGGATGTGTTGCGGAAGGCTATCAACGGCGAACTCGATGTCCAGGTGATAGCTGTTTTCACGGTGAAGCTCGATGACTTCGAGGCCCAGTTGATGTATAATGGACATGGGATCCAAACTCTGATCAAACTTTAG
- a CDS encoding putative 2'-hydroxyisoflavone reductase has product MSKVSVAIFGIGGSLGKPIIDAFETGKFDDKIELPIKVVTRKDLPSTDRIQYIVGNLDDESVDSLAQKLEGTDVVVELLAVEPVLLKIVEEILQKVKPKLFLPSEFSVDIDQVNTYIPGFWSAMSDHVEHVRESGIKTVSIVTGEFAVPGSFMYELVSQVGIDVKEKTITHFGDPNTKITICKLADIANSVLSLITLYPQTIPDIVRIQSDEVTFQEVIDRYIQTHNVELKVVKTIPKEQVAKDILTRFESGFSLDEIFLYLQAIASQGTDKGMHFSEIHNELVNPGESLWKWEKF; this is encoded by the coding sequence ATGTCTAAAGTCTCAGTCGCCATTTTTGGAATTGGTGGATCTTTGGGTAAACCAATTATCGATGCCTTCGAAACTGGTAAGTTCGACGACAAGATCGAACTTCCCATCAAGGTTGTAACAAGGAAGGATTTGCCATCTACCGACAGAATTCAATATATTGTTGGTAACTTGGACGATGAACTGGTCGATAGTTTGGCACAGAAATTGGAGGGTACTGATGTCGTTGTCGAGTTACTTGCTGTAGAGCCTGTTTTATTGAAAATCGTCGAGGAGATACTTCAGAAGGTTAAGCCGAAGttatttcttccttctgaATTTAGTGTAGACATTGATCAGGTCAACACTTATATCCCTGGATTCTGGAGTGCCATGTCGGATCATGTTGAACATGTAAGAGAGTCTGGAATTAAGACTGTAAGCATTGTCACTGGCGAGTTTGCAGTTCCTGGCAGCTTCATGTATGAATTGGTCTCACAAGTCGGAATAGACGTAAAGGAAAAAACGATCACCCACTTTGGTGACCCAAATACGAAGATCACCATCTGTAAATTGGCAGACATTGCTAATTCTGTTCTCTCTTTGATTACTTTGTATCCTCAAACTATTCCAGACATTGTTCGAATCCAGAGTGATGAAGTTACCTTCCAGGAAGTTATCGATAGATACATTCAAACCCATAACGTTGAATTGAAGGTAGTCAAGACAATCCCTAAGGAACAAGTGGCCAAGGACATTTTAACCAGATTTGAAAGTGGTTTCAGCCTAGATGAaatttttctctatttGCAAGCAATTGCATCTCAGGGTACCGATAAAGGTATGCACTTTAGTGAAATTCACAACGAATTGGTAAACCCAGGAGAATCTCTCTGGAAGTGGGAGAAGTTTTAG
- a CDS encoding 2'-hydroxyisoflavone reductase, with amino-acid sequence MSKVSVAFFGITGFLGNPIIEAFETGKFDDKIELPIKVVTRKELPSTDRIQYIVGNLDDESVDSLAQKLDGTDVIVELLAVNPALFKIVEKIVQKVRPKLFIPSEFGVDIDQVNTYVPGFWSVKSDHVEHVRESGIKTVSVVTAEFAVPGSFLYEWVAQVGIDVKEKTITHFGDPNTKITICKLADIANSVLSLITLDPQTIPDTVRIQSDEVTFQDVIDRYVQTHNVELKVVKTIPKEQVAKDILTRFESGFSPDDIFFYLQAIASQGTDKGMHFTEIHNELVNPGESLWKWEKF; translated from the coding sequence ATGTCTAAAGTCTCAGTCGCCTTTTTCGGAATCACTGGATTCTTGGGAAACCCAATCATCGAAGCTTTTGAAACTGGTAAGTTCGACGACAAGATCGAACTTCCCATCAAGGTTGTAACCAGAAAGGAGTTGCCATCCACCGACAGAATTCaatatattgttggaaactTGGACGATGAACTGGTTGATAGTTTGGCACAGAAATTGGATGGTACTGATGTCATTGTCGAGTTGCTTGCTGTGAACCCTGCTTTATTCAAAATCGTCGAGAAGATTGTTCAGAAGGTTAGGCCAAAGTTGTTCATTCCTTCCGAATTCGGTGTTGATATTGATCAAGTCAACACATATGTCCCTGGATTCTGGAGTGTCAAGTCGGATCACGTTGAACATGTAAGAGAGTCTGGAATTAAGACTGTTAGCGTTGTCACTGCCGAGTTTGCAGTTCCAGGTAGTTTCTTATATGAGTGGGTTGCacaagttggaattgacGTAAAGGAAAAGACCATCACCCATTTTGGTGACCCAAACACAAAGATTACAATCTGTAAATTGGCAGACATTGCTAATTCTGTTCTCTCTTTGATTACTTTGGATCCTCAAACTATTCCCGACACCGTTAGAATTCAGAGTGACGAAGTTACCTTCCAGGATGTTATTGACAGATATGTTCAAACTCACAACGTTGAATTGAAGGTAGTCAAGACGATCCCTAAGGAACAAGTGGCCAAGGACATTTTAACCAGATTTGAAAGTGGTTTCAGTCCAGATGATATCTTTTTCTATTTGCAAGCAATTGCATCTCAGGGTACCGATAAAGGTATGCACTTTACTGAGATTCACAACGAATTGGTCAACCCAGGAGAATCTCTCTGGAAGTGGGAGAAGTTTTAG
- a CDS encoding 2'-hydroxyisoflavone reductase, whose translation MPKVSVAFFGISGFLGNPIIQAFETGKFDDKIELPIKVVTRKELQSTDRIQYIVGNLEYGMVDSFASQLEGVDVIVELLAVDPALFTTVEKIVQKVKPKLFLPSEFGVDIDQVNSYIPGFLNVKKTHANNVREFGIKTVSVVTAEFAVPGSFLYEWVAQVGIDVKEKTITHFGDPNTKITICKLADIANSVLSLVTLDPQTIPDTVRIQSDEVTFQDVIDRYVQTHDVELKVVKTIPKEQVAKDILTRYESGFNKNDIFLYLQAIASQGIDKGLHFSEIHNQLVNPGESLWKWEKF comes from the coding sequence ATGCCTAAAGTCTCAGTCGCCTTTTTCGGAATTAGTGGATTCTTAGGCAATCCAATCATCCAAGCCTTCGAAACTGGAAAGTTTGATGacaaaattgaacttcCTATCAAGGTTGTAACCAGAAAGGAATTGCAATCCACAGATAGGATTCAATATATTGTTGGTAACTTGGAATATGGAATGGTCGATAGTTTTGCTCTGCAATTAGAAGGTGTTGATGTCATTGTCGAATTGCTTGCTGTAGACCCTGCTTTATTCACTACAGTTGAGAAAATAGTCCAAAAGGTTAAGCCAAAGTTATTCCTTCCTTCTGAATTTGGTGTTGACATTGATCAAGTGAACTCTTATATCCCTGGATTCTTGAATGTAAAGAAGACTCATGCTAATAATGTAAGAGAGTTTGGGATTAAGACTGTTAGCGTTGTCACTGCCGAGTTTGCAGTTCCAGGTAGTTTCTTATATGAGTGGGTTGCacaagttggaattgacGTAAAGGAAAAGACCATCACCCATTTTGGTGACCCAAACACAAAGATTACAATCTGTAAATTGGCAGACATTGCTAATTCTGTTCTCTCTTTGGTAACCTTGGATCCTCAAACCATTCCTGACACCGTTAGAATTCAGAGTGACGAAGTTACCTTCCAGGATGTTATTGACAGATATGTTCAAACCCATGATGTTGAATTGAAGGTAGTCAAGACAATTCCTAAGGAACAAGTGGCCAAAGACATTTTAACCAGATATGAAAGTggcttcaacaagaatgatATTTTTCTCTATTTGCAAGCCATTGCATCTCAAGGAATCGACAAGGGTTTGCACTTCAGCGAGATTCACAACCAATTGGTCAACCCAGGAGAATCTCTCTGGAAGTGGGAGAAGTTTTAG
- a CDS encoding 2'-hydroxyisoflavone reductase codes for MSKVSVAIFGIGGSLGKPIIDAFETGKFDDKIELPIKVVTRKELPSTDRIQYIVGNLDDESVDSLAQKLDGTDVVVELLAPNPVLFTIVEKIVQKVKPKLFIPSEFGVDIDQVNTYIPGFLNSKKTHANNVRGFGIKTVSVVTAIFAVPGSITYELVAQVGIDVKEKTITNFGDPNTKFTVSKLADIANSVLSLTTLDPQTIPDTVRIQSDVVSFQDVIDRYVQTHDVELKVVKTIPKEEVAKNVAAKFRNGYDRSEIFFYLQAIASQGIDKGLHFSEIHNELVNPGESLWKWEKF; via the coding sequence ATGTCTAAAGTCTCAGTCGCCATTTTTGGAATTGGTGGATCCTTGGGTAAACCAATTATCGATGCTTTTGAAACTGGTAAGTTCGACGACAAGATCGAACTTCCTATCAAGGTTGTAACCAGAAAGGAATTGCCATCCACCGACAGAATTCaatatattgttggaaactTGGACGATGAACTGGTTGATAGTTTGGCACAGAAATTGGATGGTACTgatgtcgttgttgaattgCTTGCTCCAAACCCTGTTTTGTTCACAATCGTCGAGAAGATTGTTCAGAAGGTTAAGCCAAAGTTGTTCATTCCTTCCGAATTCGGTGTTGATATTGATCAGGTCAACACCTATATCCCTGGattcttgaattcaaaaaagaCTCATGCCAATAATGTGAGAGGGTTTGGAATTAAAACTGTCAGTGTTGTCACTGCTATTTTTGCAGTTCCAGGCAGCATAACTTACGAGTTGGTTGCacaagttggaattgatgtAAAGGAAAAGACCATCACAAACTTTGGTGATCCAAACACCAAGTTTACTGTTTCTAAGTTGGCAGACATTGCTAATTCTGTTCTCTCTTTGACTACTTTGGATCCTCAAACTATTCCCGACACCGTTAGAATTCAGAGTGACGTAGTTTCCTTCCAGGATGTTATTGACAGATATGTTCAAACCCATGATGTTGAATTGAAGGTAGTCAAGACAATTCCtaaggaagaagttgcaaagaatgttgcagccaaattTAGAAATGGATACGACAGAAGCGAAATCTTTTTCTATTTGCAAGCAATTGCATCTCAAGGAATCGACAAGGGTTTGCACTTCAGTGAGATCCACAACGAATTAGTCAACCCAGGAGAATCTCTCTGGAAGTGGGAGAAGTTTTAG
- a CDS encoding predicted protein: MTAFFKISTLAAIALSLHSAAAAPPACLLACVAQVEKASSCDGLNDLSCICSKDAAKIESCLNDICPNDNADAAISAFEDSCSASGNSVSSVFSSSAESSSTESSSAESSSTEASSTEESSSTEETSSAEPSSSSEEATSTEESSTEESSTEESSAEATSTEESSAEPSSTEEATSSTESTTSEATSSVVLTSASVTEAATSSAAPESTTSVSVSTANGAVERQLSFGAAVIGLVGIALL, from the coding sequence ATGACcgccttcttcaagatctccaCCTTGGCTGCTATTGCCCTCTCGTTGCactctgctgctgctgcccCACCAGCCTGTTTGTTGGCCTGTGTCGCTCAGGTCGAAAAGGCTTCCTCCTGTGACGGCTTAAACGACTTGTCTTGTATCTGTTCCAAAGACGCTGCCAAGATCGAATCCTGTTTGAACGATATCTGTCCTAACGACAACGCCGACGCTGCCATCTCGGCCTTCGAAGACTCTTGTTCCGCTTCCGGCAActctgtttcttcagtCTTCTCCTCTTCTGCCGAATCTTCGTCTactgaatcttcttctgccgAATCCTCTTCTACCGAGGCTTCCTCCActgaagaatcttcttcgacTGAAGAGACTTCCTCCGCTGaaccatcttcttcttctgaagaagctACTTCTACCGAAGAGTCCTCTACCGAAGAATCCTCCACCGAAGAGTCGTCTGCTGAAGCTACTTCTACTGAAGAGTCTTCTGCTGAACCTTCTTCCACTGAAGAAGccacttcttctactgaatcGACCACTTCCGAAGCCACCTCTTCTGTAGTCTTGACCTCGGCCTCTGTCACTGAAGCTGCTACTTCCTCTGCTGCTCCAGAATCCACCACTTCTGTCTCCGTCTCTACTGCTAACGGTGCCGTTGAAAGACAATTGTCCTTCGGTGCTGCTGTCATCGGTTTGGTCGGTATTGCCTTGTTATAA
- the GAH1 gene encoding guanine deaminase (Guanase) (Guanine aminase) (Guanine aminohydrolase) (GAH) (go_function hydrolase activity): MPSNSPLIEPKASSSIGYTLYYGTFVHTPTLEELEICFNTLVGVTSDGEIDYIHKNYKPEEHDYMTAVHRNRNRHFDFIDYSQDPTKFFVPGFIDTHIHASQFPNVGIGLDCPLLDWLNDYTFPLENQFTDSNEKKLQFAKNVYSKVINKTLTSGTTCASYFTTIDPQTTNLFAELLLEHGQRGFVGKVCMDHNDTYHDYEESFEDCVHSMNSIINHLDKLNPSDDTLVKPIITPRFAPVCSRKMLNWLGKLSKTHSLPIQTHISENTKEIELVRDMFPDCEDYATVYDKHNLLSSSTILAHAIHLTKKERKMISKKECSISHCPTSNTFISSGEAPVKQYLYQDKINVSLGTDVSGGFDSSILAVIKHSILVSHHLAMKTGRQGDKLSIIDALYMATQGGAKAIGMPDVLGSFEVGKKFDVQLIDLSSKDSIVDTFEWQLPLEEEANQRKKSKQMQDLLGKWIFSGDDRNCVKVWCNGRLVVNKMHYQRDDRWVMVEKDF, translated from the exons ATGCCCTCCAACTCTCCACTCATCGAACCTAAAGCTTCGTCCAGCATTGGCTACACCTTGTACTATGGTACGTTTGTTCACACGCCTACGttggaagaacttgaaatctGTTTCAACACATTGGTCGGAGTTACGCTGGACGGGGAAATCGACTACATCCACAAGAACTACAAGCCAGAGGAGCACGACTATATGACGGCTGTCCA cagaaacagaaacagacaCTTTGATTTCATCGACTATTCCCAGGATCCCACCAAGTTCTTTGTGCCAGGTTTCATTGACACCCACATACATGCTTCACAATTCCCCAACGTCGGCATTGGTTTAGACTGTCCTCTTTTGGATTGGTTGAACGACTACACTTTCCCGTTGGAGAACCAGTTCACTGACTCTaacgagaagaagttgcaattCGCTAAAAACGTCTACTCCAAAGTAATCAACAAAACCCTTACTAGTGGCACTACTTGTGCCTCATACTTCACAACAATTGACCCGCAGACTACCAACTTATTTGCTGAGTTGTTATTGGAACATGGCCAAAGAGGTTTTGTAGGAAAAGTGTGTATGGACCACAACGACACTTACCACGACTACGAGGAAAGCTTTGAAGACTGTGTCCATTCGATGAACCTGATCATCAACCAtttggacaagttgaaccCAAGTGACGACACCTTGGTTAAGCCGATTATCACCCCTCGTTTCGCACCCGTCTGTTCTCGTAAGATGTTGAATTGGTTAGGAAAATTGAGCAAGACGCACAGCTTGCCCATCCAGACTCACATCAGTGAAAACACCAAGGAAATTGAGTTGGTTCGTGATATGTTTCCTGATTGCGAAGATTATGCTACTGTATATGATAAACATAACTTGTTGAGTTCTTCCACAATCTTGGCTCATGCCATTCACTTGActaagaaggaaagaaagatgATCAGCAAGAAGGAATGCTCCATCTCTCATTGTCCAACATCTAACACATTCATCTCCAGTGGTGAAGCTCCAGTCAAACAGTATCTTTACCAAGATAAGATCAACGTATCATTAGGTACAGATGTCTCTGGAGGCTTTGATCTGAGCATCTTGGCTGTCATCAAACATTCCATTTTGGTCAGTCACCACTTGGCAATGAAGACAGGAAGGCAAGGTGACAAGTTGTCAATCATAGATGCTCTCTACATGGCCACCCAAGGAGGAGCCAAAGCCATTGGTATGCCAGACGTGTTGGGATCTTTTGAAGTAGGAAAGAAGTTTGATGTCCAGTTGATTGATTTGAGTTCCAAGGATTCGATCGTGGACACCTTCGAATGGCAATTGCCtctcgaagaagaagctaaCCAACGCAAAAAGTCAAAACAAATGCAAGATTTGTTGGGCAAATGGATCTTCAGTGGTGACGACAGAAACTGTGTCAAGGTCTGGTGTAATGGTCGTTTGGTAGTAAACAAGATGCATTATCAACGTGATGACAGATGGGTCATGGTTGAAAAGGATTTCTAA
- a CDS encoding predicted protein: MSKVSIAVIGLNGFLGKPVVDAIESGKFDDKIQFPIKAVTRKEKPSTSKIEYVVAQLDDEHIDDVAAKLKGTDVIIELVAPNPQLFSTLEKVAAKVQPKLYIPSQFGVDILQIDAYARGFLAIKTEHSTKLRESGLKVVDFVTGFFAEPGAFLYEIVGVAGIDPATKTITQRGSPDSKISITKLPDIGYSLVSLSTQDPATLPDTVRISSQVITLQDVIDKYEANHDVKLSVVKTISKEDTLKDFQDRLAAGFNFADFFFYLQAVATQGLDKGVLFSEVHNELVNPGESLFKWGKF; the protein is encoded by the coding sequence ATGTCTAAGGTCTCAATTGCTGTCATTGGTCTCAACGGTTTCTTAGGTAAGCCTGTTGTGGATGCCATTGAATCTGGAAAGTTCGACGACAAGATCCAGTTCCCAATCAAGGCTGTTACCAGAAAGGAAAAGCCTTCCACTTCCAAAATTGAGTACGTTGTTGCTCAGTTGGACGACGAACACATCGACGATGTCgctgccaagttgaagggCACTGATGTCATTATCGAGTTGGTCGCTCCAAACCCACAATTGTTCCTGACTCTCGAGAAGGTCGCAGCCAAGGTCCAGCCAAAGTTGTACATTCCTTCGCAATTTGGTGTTGACATTCTCCAAATCGATGCCTATGCTCGTGGATTCTTGGCCATCAAGACTGAACACTCGACCAAGCTCAGAGAAAGTGGTTTGAAGGTCGTTGATTTCGTCACCGGTTTCTTCGCTGAACCAGGTGCATTCCTCTACGAAATTGTCGGAGTTGCTGGTATCGATCCAGCTACCAAGACTATCACCCAGAGAGGCTCTCCAGACTCCAAGATCTCTATCACCAAGTTGCCTGATATCGGATACTCCTTGGTTTCTTTGCTGACCCAGGACCCAGCCACTCTTCCAGATACCGTTAGAATCTCATCTCAAGTCATCACCCTCCAAGATGTCATTGACAAGTACGAAGCCAATCACGACGTCAAGTTGTCTGTGGTTAAGACCATCTCCAAGGAAGACACCTTGAAGGACTTCCAGGACAGATTGGCTGCTGGCTTCAACTTTGccgacttcttcttctaccttCAAGCTGTGGCTACCCAAGGTCTTGACAAGGGTGTTTTGTTCTCGGAAGTCCACAACGAGTTGGTCAACCCAGGTGAATCTTTGTTCAAATGGGGTAAGTTCTAA